A stretch of the Synechocystis sp. PCC 7338 genome encodes the following:
- a CDS encoding PAS domain S-box protein codes for MSIIPSPKVLLVDEHQENLAALSQALGSVPVEIITAHSGQEAIATAATTEFALMIFAGEMHELDGLNTAKIIRSFPLAEQTPIIFLARQGFITRAMAEVDTLGVIDFLEQPPNEYFLRTKAKIYLQLFQQKQTLEYYDGHLENLAKSVCVDENNSKIEQISRMILANISDTVFVTDLVGKFTFICPNIDTIFGYSVAEVNAMENIKILLGDFNINEYELKEKGELQNLQHTIQDKQGKIHSLLINLKKVAINGGVYLYDCRDISEWAQTEQAIRNSEANFRDIFASISDGLLVLDQDNYICYANAQAVKLLNCTLEELVGTICSPVENTEFSLSVDDGTIYTVDVSVTEITWYGQSAKLVSLRDISDRKRMEDELRENKDKYYRLLENLDNGVIVHNANTEIVYANPRAEAFLGLTDLEGRNIEDEQWMFFDATGNKLKKEEFPVAQVLANQLPCKNFEMGIYRSDIDRVLWAYINAYPQSYNENTIQEVVVTFSDITERKQAELQLKTINENLEVLIEERTNELETSNSQLLQEIIEKEQVSITLTTQEAKYRALVRDASDAIILITIDFIVLEVNYRAVELSGYSQEELIGQSLLNFELLPPEFHAQQRHFWRTLRREQIAELTDVKLAKKSGELISVDISASVITYENHSIVQCIVHDITLQKTIQAQLQRENYFRQQLLEKMVEGLFVCHEIEQFPFLQFTVWNPMMESITGYSKAEINQYGWYETLYSYGQPQKAARSRMKAVTLGMDMVKEEWQIIRRDGVLRTIEISTALITSENEINILALIQDITEQKQQLQIIQDNEATLRCIVENLPIFFGMRTVNFSQWYYINPSFETLTGYTPREMYEDPLLWQKIYREEHAENLEQERFNLGEWTIFSMEKKDGTQIWAQTVEFLVDDLSDTARVVVFGQDITDIKRAEIETLRSLVKERELNEAKTQFVDIVSHEFRTPLTSIIGFGELLSKYFDRLSLEKKQHYINNIQNASQRLKQLIDDVLSISRYDANKLEIELDNTNLRNLGNDLIEDFSCGLGSEHNLEFNYHLKPDERSLVDVRLLRHTLENILSNAIKYSAPDSTVTLDISRDEDHLLFQVQDEGIGIPPQDREKLFEAFHRASNVGNVPGTGLGLSIVKRYVEFQGGTIQVISVPEKGTTMVIKLPLNPAPVIQMPQGETDRLS; via the coding sequence ATGTCTATCATTCCTAGCCCTAAAGTCTTGTTAGTGGATGAGCACCAGGAAAATCTTGCTGCCTTGTCCCAGGCCCTGGGTTCCGTACCGGTGGAAATTATCACAGCTCACTCTGGCCAAGAGGCGATCGCCACCGCCGCTACCACAGAGTTTGCTTTAATGATTTTTGCTGGGGAAATGCATGAGTTAGACGGGTTAAATACCGCTAAAATCATTCGTTCTTTTCCCTTGGCGGAACAAACGCCAATTATTTTTCTGGCTCGCCAAGGATTCATTACTAGGGCAATGGCCGAAGTCGATACTTTGGGCGTGATTGATTTTCTTGAGCAACCACCTAATGAATATTTTCTCCGAACCAAAGCTAAAATTTATTTACAACTTTTTCAGCAGAAACAAACCCTAGAATACTACGATGGTCACTTAGAAAATTTAGCTAAATCTGTTTGTGTTGACGAAAATAATAGTAAGATAGAACAAATTAGTCGAATGATTTTAGCTAACATTTCTGATACTGTTTTTGTTACTGATTTGGTCGGAAAGTTTACTTTTATTTGTCCCAATATTGACACAATTTTTGGTTATTCTGTGGCAGAAGTAAATGCCATGGAAAATATTAAAATACTTCTGGGTGATTTTAATATTAACGAGTATGAACTAAAAGAGAAAGGAGAATTGCAAAATTTACAGCACACCATTCAGGATAAGCAAGGCAAAATTCACTCTCTACTCATCAATCTTAAAAAAGTTGCCATTAACGGCGGTGTTTATCTTTACGATTGTCGGGATATTTCAGAATGGGCTCAAACAGAACAGGCTATCAGGAATAGCGAGGCTAATTTCCGAGATATTTTTGCTAGCATTAGCGACGGGCTATTGGTATTAGACCAAGATAATTATATTTGTTATGCCAATGCCCAAGCAGTGAAATTGCTCAACTGTACCTTGGAAGAGCTAGTGGGAACCATTTGCAGCCCAGTGGAAAATACGGAATTTAGCTTATCAGTGGACGATGGTACTATTTATACCGTTGATGTTAGTGTAACTGAGATTACTTGGTATGGACAATCGGCAAAATTAGTTTCCCTACGGGATATTAGCGACCGCAAACGCATGGAGGATGAACTGCGGGAAAATAAAGATAAATATTACCGTCTGTTGGAAAATCTTGATAATGGAGTAATAGTGCATAATGCCAATACCGAAATTGTTTATGCCAATCCTAGGGCAGAAGCTTTCCTCGGTTTAACAGATTTAGAAGGCAGAAATATAGAAGATGAACAGTGGATGTTTTTTGATGCGACAGGAAACAAACTCAAAAAAGAAGAGTTTCCCGTGGCCCAGGTTTTAGCCAATCAATTGCCTTGTAAAAATTTTGAAATGGGGATTTACCGTTCCGATATTGATCGGGTACTTTGGGCATATATTAATGCCTATCCTCAATCTTATAACGAAAATACTATTCAGGAGGTAGTGGTTACTTTTTCTGACATTACTGAACGTAAGCAAGCAGAACTTCAACTAAAAACAATTAATGAAAATCTAGAAGTGCTGATTGAAGAAAGAACTAATGAGTTGGAAACTAGCAATAGTCAACTGTTACAGGAAATCATTGAAAAAGAGCAGGTGAGTATTACCCTTACGACCCAGGAAGCAAAATATCGAGCCCTGGTGCGGGATGCCAGCGACGCAATTATTTTAATCACGATTGATTTTATTGTCCTAGAAGTAAATTATCGAGCCGTGGAGTTAAGTGGTTATAGCCAAGAAGAATTAATTGGGCAGTCTTTACTAAACTTTGAACTATTACCGCCGGAATTTCATGCCCAGCAAAGACACTTTTGGCGCACTCTTAGAAGAGAACAAATCGCCGAATTAACCGACGTCAAACTTGCAAAAAAATCTGGAGAATTAATTTCCGTTGATATTTCTGCCAGTGTAATTACCTATGAAAATCATTCGATTGTTCAGTGCATAGTCCACGATATAACCCTGCAAAAAACAATTCAAGCCCAATTGCAAAGGGAAAATTACTTTCGTCAGCAACTATTGGAAAAAATGGTGGAAGGACTATTTGTTTGCCATGAAATTGAGCAGTTTCCCTTCTTGCAATTCACTGTTTGGAATCCGATGATGGAAAGCATCACTGGCTATAGTAAAGCAGAAATTAACCAATATGGCTGGTATGAAACTCTTTATTCCTATGGGCAGCCCCAAAAGGCCGCCAGATCCAGAATGAAGGCGGTGACTTTGGGGATGGACATGGTCAAGGAAGAGTGGCAAATTATCCGTCGGGATGGAGTTTTACGTACCATTGAAATTTCCACTGCCCTGATTACCTCAGAAAATGAAATTAATATACTTGCCTTAATTCAAGATATAACTGAGCAAAAACAGCAGTTACAAATTATTCAAGATAACGAAGCTACCCTACGTTGTATTGTGGAGAATTTGCCAATTTTCTTTGGTATGAGAACGGTGAATTTTAGTCAATGGTATTACATTAATCCTTCTTTTGAAACTTTAACTGGTTACACTCCTCGGGAAATGTATGAAGATCCCCTACTATGGCAGAAAATTTACCGAGAAGAACATGCAGAAAACCTAGAGCAGGAACGTTTTAACCTAGGAGAGTGGACTATTTTTTCTATGGAAAAAAAAGACGGCACACAAATTTGGGCGCAAACGGTGGAATTTTTGGTGGATGATCTATCGGACACTGCTCGGGTAGTAGTATTTGGTCAAGACATTACCGACATTAAGCGAGCGGAAATTGAAACCCTGAGATCATTGGTCAAAGAACGGGAGTTAAATGAAGCCAAAACTCAATTTGTCGATATTGTTTCCCATGAATTTCGCACCCCTTTAACTTCTATTATCGGTTTTGGAGAGTTATTGTCCAAATATTTTGACCGCCTCTCTTTAGAAAAAAAACAACACTACATTAATAATATTCAAAATGCTAGCCAACGGCTAAAACAGTTAATTGATGATGTACTTTCCATCAGCCGCTACGACGCCAATAAACTAGAAATTGAGCTAGACAATACTAACCTAAGGAACTTAGGGAACGATTTAATCGAGGATTTTAGCTGTGGCTTGGGTAGTGAACACAATCTGGAGTTTAACTACCATCTCAAGCCTGATGAACGCTCCCTAGTGGATGTGAGACTGCTCCGCCATACTTTGGAAAATATTTTAAGTAATGCAATTAAATATTCAGCTCCGGACAGTACTGTTACCTTAGACATTAGTAGAGATGAAGATCACTTACTTTTCCAAGTGCAGGATGAAGGCATTGGCATTCCTCCCCAGGATCGGGAAAAACTGTTTGAAGCTTTCCACCGTGCTAGTAATGTGGGGAATGTGCCCGGCACTGGTTTGGGACTGAGCATTGTTAAACGCTATGTAGAGTTCCAGGGAGGAACCATACAGGTGATATCAGTGCCCGAAAAGGGGACAACAATGGTGATCAAGTTGCCTCTAAACCCTGCGCCCGTAATTCAAATGCCTCAGGGGGAAACCGATCGCCTGAGTTGA
- the trmFO gene encoding FADH(2)-oxidizing methylenetetrahydrofolate--tRNA-(uracil(54)-C(5))-methyltransferase TrmFO, protein MTTLTPIHVIGGGLAGTEAAWQVAQAGVPVILTEMRPERLSPAHHSQDLAELVCSNSFGAKAGDRAAGLLQTELRQLNSLIIATADRHAVPAGGALAVDRGGFSQSLTEQVASHPLVELRRGEVTEIPREGITVLTTGPLTSPALTEDLQRFTGMAYLSFFDAASPIVVGDSIDKEVAFFASRYDKGEAAYLNCPFNRDQYLDFWQALCNAEQAPLKDFDRETAKFFEGCLPIEELAQRGEDTMRYGPLKPVGLFDARLGDFRDPANKGKKPYAVVQLRQEDKAGQLWNMVGFQTNLRWGEQGRVFRLIPGLEKAEFVRMGVMHRNTFINSPQLLTSSLHFGDRQSLFAAGQLVGTEGYAAATAGGWLAGTNAARLALGLPLLTLPVTTMMGALFNFISSASPKHFQPMPPNFGILPELPQRIRNKQERYGQYRDRALADLQTWQASIQGLATCRV, encoded by the coding sequence ATGACCACTTTAACGCCCATCCATGTCATCGGTGGAGGCTTAGCAGGTACGGAGGCCGCCTGGCAAGTTGCCCAAGCAGGAGTTCCAGTTATTCTGACGGAAATGCGCCCTGAACGCCTGAGCCCAGCCCACCATAGTCAGGATTTGGCGGAGTTGGTCTGCAGTAATTCCTTTGGCGCTAAAGCTGGCGATCGGGCGGCGGGACTTTTACAGACAGAATTACGACAGTTAAATTCTCTGATTATTGCCACTGCAGATCGCCATGCGGTGCCAGCAGGGGGCGCTTTAGCGGTGGACCGGGGGGGTTTTAGCCAGTCTTTGACAGAACAAGTGGCCAGCCATCCCTTGGTGGAATTACGGCGGGGGGAAGTAACAGAAATTCCCAGGGAAGGTATTACGGTTCTAACTACAGGGCCCCTCACCAGTCCGGCGCTAACGGAGGATTTACAGCGGTTTACTGGCATGGCATACCTCAGCTTTTTTGATGCGGCCAGTCCCATTGTGGTGGGGGACTCCATCGATAAAGAAGTGGCTTTTTTTGCTTCCCGCTATGACAAGGGAGAGGCGGCCTACCTCAACTGTCCCTTTAACCGAGACCAGTATCTCGATTTTTGGCAGGCATTGTGCAACGCGGAGCAGGCTCCTCTGAAGGATTTCGACCGGGAAACGGCCAAGTTTTTTGAGGGTTGTTTGCCCATAGAAGAGTTGGCCCAACGAGGGGAGGACACCATGCGTTACGGCCCGTTAAAACCCGTTGGTCTATTTGATGCCCGTTTGGGTGACTTCCGAGATCCAGCTAATAAAGGTAAAAAGCCCTACGCAGTGGTGCAATTACGCCAGGAAGATAAGGCCGGACAATTATGGAATATGGTGGGTTTCCAAACTAATTTGCGCTGGGGAGAACAGGGAAGGGTATTTCGCCTAATTCCTGGTTTAGAAAAGGCTGAGTTTGTCCGCATGGGGGTAATGCACCGCAATACTTTTATTAATTCGCCCCAACTCCTGACTTCCAGTCTCCATTTTGGCGATCGCCAAAGCCTATTTGCGGCGGGGCAGTTAGTGGGAACGGAAGGTTATGCCGCCGCTACGGCTGGGGGATGGTTAGCAGGCACCAATGCGGCCCGGTTGGCGTTGGGTTTGCCTTTGCTCACATTGCCCGTCACCACCATGATGGGAGCTTTATTTAACTTCATCAGTTCCGCTTCCCCCAAACATTTCCAACCCATGCCGCCCAATTTTGGCATTTTACCGGAATTGCCCCAGCGTATCCGCAATAAGCAAGAACGTTACGGCCAATATCGAGACCGGGCTTTGGCTGATTTACAAACCTGGCAAGCTAGCATCCAAGGTCTAGCAACATGTCGAGTTTAG
- the ftsH2 gene encoding ATP-dependent zinc metalloprotease FtsH2 — protein MKFSWRTALLWSLPLLVVGFFFWQGSFGGADANLGSNTANTRMTYGRFLEYVDAGRITSVDLYENGRTAIVQVSDPEIDRTLRSRVDLPTNAPELIARLRDADIRLDSHPVRNNGMVWGFVGNLIFPVLLIASLFFLFRRSSNMPGGPGQAMNFGKSKARFQMDAKTGVMFDDVAGIDEAKEELQEVVTFLKQPERFTAVGAKIPKGVLLVGPPGTGKTLLAKAIAGEAGVPFFSISGSEFVEMFVGVGASRVRDLFKKAKENAPCLIFIDEIDAVGRQRGAGIGGGNDEREQTLNQLLTEMDGFEGNTGIIIIAATNRPDVLDSALMRPGRFDRQVMVDAPDYAGRKEILEVHARNKKLAPEVSIDSIARRTPGFSGADLANLLNEAAILTARRRKSAITLLEIDDAVDRVVAGMEGTPLVDSKSKRLIAYHEVGHAIVGTLLKDHDPVQKVTLIPRGQAQGLTWFTPNEEQGLTTKAQLMARIAGAMGGRAAEEEVFGDDEVTTGAGGDLQQVTEMARQMVTRFGMSNLGPISLESSGGEVFLGGGLMNRSEYSEEVATRIDVQVRQLAEQGHQMARKIVQEQREAVDRLVDLLIEKETIDGEEFRQIVAEYAEVPVKEQLIPQL, from the coding sequence ATGAAATTTTCCTGGAGAACTGCCCTACTTTGGTCCCTACCCCTGTTGGTAGTCGGCTTTTTCTTCTGGCAGGGGAGCTTTGGAGGGGCGGATGCCAACCTCGGTTCCAACACTGCCAACACCCGCATGACCTATGGTCGCTTCCTCGAATATGTGGATGCTGGCCGCATCACCAGTGTGGATTTATATGAAAATGGCCGCACGGCGATCGTGCAAGTTAGTGATCCAGAAATAGACCGGACCCTCCGTTCCCGGGTTGACCTCCCCACCAATGCCCCGGAATTGATTGCTCGTTTGCGGGATGCCGACATTCGCCTTGATTCCCACCCTGTCCGCAACAATGGCATGGTTTGGGGCTTTGTAGGCAACTTAATTTTCCCTGTCCTTTTAATTGCTTCCCTCTTTTTTCTCTTCCGCCGTTCCAGCAATATGCCCGGTGGCCCCGGCCAAGCCATGAACTTTGGCAAATCCAAAGCCCGCTTTCAAATGGATGCCAAAACCGGTGTCATGTTTGATGATGTGGCCGGCATTGACGAAGCCAAAGAGGAACTGCAAGAGGTGGTAACTTTCCTCAAACAGCCCGAACGATTTACCGCTGTGGGAGCCAAAATTCCCAAGGGTGTGCTTCTGGTGGGCCCTCCTGGTACAGGGAAAACCCTCCTCGCCAAGGCGATCGCCGGGGAAGCCGGAGTTCCCTTCTTTAGTATTTCTGGTTCTGAATTTGTAGAAATGTTTGTGGGGGTTGGTGCTTCCCGGGTGCGGGATCTGTTCAAAAAAGCCAAAGAGAATGCCCCCTGTTTGATCTTTATCGATGAGATTGATGCAGTGGGTCGGCAACGGGGCGCTGGCATCGGTGGTGGTAACGATGAGCGGGAACAAACCCTCAACCAACTGCTGACGGAAATGGATGGTTTTGAAGGCAATACGGGGATTATTATCATTGCCGCCACTAACCGCCCCGATGTTCTCGATTCCGCCCTCATGCGTCCCGGTCGTTTTGATCGCCAAGTGATGGTGGATGCTCCCGATTACGCCGGTCGTAAGGAAATTCTAGAAGTCCACGCCCGCAACAAAAAACTAGCGCCGGAAGTTTCCATCGACTCCATTGCCCGCCGTACCCCTGGTTTCAGTGGAGCTGATTTGGCCAACTTGTTGAATGAAGCCGCCATCCTCACCGCCCGCCGTCGTAAATCCGCCATTACCCTATTGGAAATTGACGATGCCGTGGACCGGGTTGTGGCTGGTATGGAAGGCACCCCCTTAGTGGACAGCAAAAGTAAACGGTTAATTGCCTATCACGAAGTCGGCCATGCCATTGTCGGCACGTTGTTAAAAGATCATGACCCGGTGCAAAAAGTCACCCTCATTCCCCGGGGCCAAGCCCAAGGTTTAACCTGGTTTACCCCTAATGAGGAACAGGGCCTGACCACCAAAGCCCAACTGATGGCCCGCATTGCTGGTGCCATGGGCGGTCGAGCCGCCGAAGAAGAGGTCTTTGGCGATGACGAAGTAACCACTGGGGCCGGTGGTGATCTACAACAGGTAACGGAAATGGCCCGCCAGATGGTAACTCGTTTTGGCATGAGCAACCTTGGCCCCATCTCCCTAGAGAGCTCAGGCGGGGAAGTATTTCTCGGCGGTGGCTTGATGAACCGTTCTGAATACTCCGAAGAAGTAGCCACCCGCATTGACGTCCAGGTGCGGCAGTTGGCCGAACAGGGTCACCAAATGGCTCGCAAAATCGTCCAAGAACAACGGGAAGCAGTCGATCGCCTGGTGGATCTTTTAATTGAGAAAGAAACCATTGACGGGGAAGAATTTCGGCAAATTGTGGCGGAATACGCCGAGGTTCCCGTTAAGGAACAATTAATTCCCCAACTTTAA
- a CDS encoding LON peptidase substrate-binding domain-containing protein — protein sequence MASSVAIRELPIFPLPEVVLFPGRPLPLHIFEYRYRMMMNTILEDDRRFGVLMIDPSTGEISDVGCCAEVLRYQRLPDDRMKVLTLGQQRFRVLEYVREKPYRVGLVEWIDDKYTGQDLHGLAKEVDRLLHDVVNLSAKLTDQNLELPDDLPVLPVELSYWVAGNLYGVASEQQSLLELQDTAERLQREAEILMSTRNHLAARTALKDVLGTEGEE from the coding sequence ATGGCATCCTCCGTTGCAATTAGGGAACTTCCTATTTTTCCACTGCCTGAAGTTGTGCTTTTCCCTGGGCGTCCCCTGCCCCTGCACATTTTCGAGTACCGCTATCGGATGATGATGAACACCATTTTGGAAGACGATCGCCGTTTTGGGGTGTTGATGATCGATCCCAGCACCGGGGAAATTTCCGATGTGGGTTGCTGTGCAGAGGTTTTGCGCTACCAAAGATTACCCGATGATCGGATGAAGGTTTTAACCCTGGGACAACAGCGTTTTCGGGTGCTGGAATATGTGCGAGAAAAGCCATACCGAGTCGGTTTAGTGGAATGGATTGATGATAAATACACGGGGCAGGATCTCCATGGCTTGGCCAAAGAGGTCGATCGCCTGTTGCATGATGTGGTTAATTTGTCGGCCAAGTTGACCGATCAGAATTTGGAATTGCCCGATGACTTACCTGTATTGCCTGTGGAATTGTCCTATTGGGTAGCAGGCAATCTTTATGGCGTAGCCAGTGAGCAACAGAGCTTACTGGAATTGCAGGACACCGCCGAGCGCTTGCAACGGGAAGCGGAAATTCTCATGTCCACCCGCAACCACCTCGCCGCCCGCACTGCGTTGAAGGATGTTTTGGGTACAGAGGGAGAAGAATAG
- the tatC gene encoding twin-arginine translocase subunit TatC, with protein MPTQLDNITSSETSPDYLDEVPNDVEMSLFDHLDELRTRIFLSLGAVVAGVVACFIFVKPLVQWLQVPAGTVKFLQLSPGEFFFVSVKVAGYSGILVMSPFILYQIIQFVLPGLTRRERRLLGPVVLGSSVLFFAGLGFAYYALIPAALKFFVSYGADVVEQLWSIDKYFEFVLLLMFSTGLAFQIPIIQVVLGFLGIVSSDQMLKGWRFVILGAMVLGAILTPSTDPLTQSLLAGAVLGLYFGGIGCVRLLGK; from the coding sequence ATGCCGACCCAGCTTGATAACATCACTTCCTCGGAAACTTCCCCCGATTACTTGGACGAAGTGCCCAATGACGTGGAAATGTCTTTGTTCGATCACCTTGATGAACTTAGAACTCGTATTTTTCTGTCCTTGGGGGCAGTCGTGGCCGGGGTGGTGGCCTGCTTTATCTTTGTCAAACCCTTGGTGCAATGGCTCCAGGTGCCGGCGGGCACAGTGAAATTTTTGCAGCTTTCCCCTGGGGAATTTTTTTTCGTTTCCGTTAAAGTAGCGGGCTACAGCGGCATCCTAGTGATGAGCCCCTTTATCCTCTACCAAATTATTCAATTCGTTTTACCTGGTTTAACCCGTCGGGAACGTCGATTACTGGGGCCGGTGGTGCTGGGGTCCAGCGTGCTTTTTTTTGCAGGGTTGGGCTTTGCCTACTATGCCCTCATCCCTGCTGCGCTCAAATTTTTTGTCAGCTACGGGGCAGATGTGGTGGAGCAACTATGGTCTATTGATAAATATTTTGAGTTTGTGCTTCTGTTGATGTTTAGCACGGGGCTAGCTTTTCAAATTCCGATTATTCAAGTGGTTCTGGGCTTTTTGGGCATTGTCTCCTCCGATCAAATGCTGAAGGGTTGGCGCTTTGTGATTTTGGGGGCGATGGTGCTGGGGGCAATCCTTACCCCTTCCACAGATCCCCTCACCCAATCTCTTTTAGCTGGGGCTGTGCTGGGGCTTTACTTTGGGGGCATCGGTTGCGTGCGCTTACTGGGTAAATAG
- a CDS encoding DUF4114 domain-containing protein → MTPTLKISAFKDISAFLLSTLQPQLDINLEIKYVQNADEAHQDLFDNNADMVLMSYDDTLSLSLEDKYPAILALFPIHGGILDLCGEIDLEANKNRVGIDTNTGYARALRSYLSQKLSPEEYQSLDFIKAGATNLRYDKLIDNQIDATLLNPPYSYFEGAQADPGFQLFLGDYQGVVANTNKYLWQDLDKRALLKDFMTSYQAMLQNLEANSQSTIQSLSDYYSISMDIATSIYNRLWMPNGLNINFQFSDSQLQGTESIFSQDTQIFIPSKQYWVLNQDLNSFYLDPNVTDAFNLQPNTDNLGSLTYDISSVSGEIKGETDDGALSQTDALFHNLVGFYGVEDTSGAILDVYDVNNNGQVDDLLNPGDRGYVQTALSQYVNNFFLEAGANGDTSKNTTANQFGEVVLAGGRLYAPFLIANGGDLLTKSGNFDQAIAAFLALNPDNAGANLEDFKTKTVAYFGFGAANPDKSEHLRRLENNTFGFEDLPSIAGVSDYDFNDSVFSFFYRT, encoded by the coding sequence ATGACTCCAACCCTCAAAATCTCAGCCTTTAAAGATATTTCAGCTTTTTTGTTGAGCACTTTACAGCCACAATTAGACATTAATTTAGAAATTAAATATGTCCAAAATGCTGATGAGGCTCATCAAGATCTGTTTGACAATAATGCTGACATGGTTTTAATGTCCTATGACGATACTTTGTCCTTGTCGTTAGAGGATAAATACCCTGCCATTCTGGCTCTTTTTCCCATTCATGGGGGCATTTTAGACCTTTGCGGCGAGATTGATTTGGAAGCAAATAAAAATAGAGTGGGGATTGATACAAATACTGGTTATGCCCGGGCTTTGCGTTCCTATTTAAGCCAAAAGCTTAGCCCAGAAGAGTATCAAAGTTTAGATTTCATCAAGGCAGGTGCCACGAATTTACGCTATGACAAATTAATTGATAATCAAATTGATGCTACCCTCCTAAATCCCCCCTATTCCTATTTTGAAGGAGCCCAAGCAGACCCAGGTTTTCAGCTTTTTCTGGGGGACTATCAAGGGGTTGTAGCTAATACCAATAAATATCTTTGGCAGGATCTTGACAAACGAGCCTTGCTCAAGGATTTTATGACCAGTTATCAGGCTATGTTGCAAAACTTAGAAGCAAATTCACAATCAACTATTCAAAGTTTGTCCGATTACTACAGTATTTCTATGGACATAGCAACTAGCATTTATAATCGCCTATGGATGCCCAATGGATTAAATATAAATTTTCAGTTTAGTGACTCCCAATTACAAGGAACAGAGTCTATTTTTTCTCAAGATACTCAAATTTTTATTCCTTCAAAGCAATATTGGGTCTTGAATCAGGACTTGAATAGCTTTTATCTTGATCCTAATGTAACTGATGCTTTTAACCTTCAACCTAACACGGACAATTTAGGAAGTTTGACCTACGATATTAGCTCTGTTTCTGGAGAAATTAAAGGCGAAACTGACGATGGTGCTCTGTCCCAAACCGATGCCCTATTTCATAATCTGGTGGGATTTTATGGGGTGGAAGATACGAGCGGAGCAATTCTCGATGTCTATGATGTCAACAATAATGGCCAGGTAGATGATTTGCTAAATCCAGGGGATAGAGGCTATGTCCAGACTGCGCTTAGTCAATATGTCAATAATTTTTTTTTGGAAGCTGGCGCCAATGGTGATACCAGCAAAAATACCACCGCAAACCAGTTTGGAGAAGTTGTTTTGGCTGGAGGACGTCTTTATGCTCCTTTTTTAATCGCCAATGGGGGAGATTTATTGACAAAGTCAGGTAATTTTGATCAGGCGATCGCCGCTTTTTTGGCCCTTAATCCCGACAATGCAGGGGCGAATTTGGAAGATTTTAAAACTAAGACAGTGGCTTATTTTGGTTTTGGTGCTGCTAATCCCGATAAATCTGAACATCTGCGTCGCTTAGAAAATAACACTTTTGGCTTTGAAGATCTGCCCAGTATTGCTGGGGTTAGCGACTATGACTTTAATGACAGTGTGTTTAGCTTTTTCTATCGCACCTAG
- a CDS encoding NAD(P)-dependent oxidoreductase, with translation MNISKITVFGLGVMGSPMAQNLVKNGYQPVGYNRTLNRSSALEAAKAGVKVVHSITEAAENADIILTCVGDEKDVQQLILGSGGIAESAKPQALIIDCSTIGKTTACDLATTLKAKGLRFLDAPVTGGDIGAINGTLTIMVGGELADFEEALPVLTAIGKKVVHCGPSGSGQAVKLCNQILCGIHAIATAEAIQLSKQLGIEPELVIDVCGSGAAGSWALTNLGPKMSEADFEPGFMVKHLLKDLRLVRETAENGQLPGVKLAENLFKSVQLLGGEDQGSQAIIRAYDET, from the coding sequence ATGAACATTTCCAAAATTACTGTCTTTGGTTTAGGAGTTATGGGCAGTCCTATGGCTCAAAACTTAGTCAAAAATGGTTATCAACCAGTGGGGTACAATCGCACGTTGAATCGCTCTTCTGCGCTAGAAGCAGCAAAAGCAGGGGTTAAGGTTGTACATAGCATTACGGAAGCGGCGGAAAATGCGGATATTATTCTCACCTGTGTTGGCGACGAAAAAGATGTTCAACAACTCATTTTAGGTTCGGGGGGCATTGCTGAATCTGCGAAACCTCAAGCTTTAATAATTGATTGTAGTACTATCGGCAAAACTACGGCTTGTGATCTTGCTACAACTTTAAAAGCAAAGGGTTTACGTTTTTTAGATGCACCGGTAACAGGGGGCGATATTGGTGCAATAAACGGTACGTTAACCATCATGGTGGGGGGAGAGCTTGCCGATTTTGAAGAAGCTTTGCCTGTGCTCACAGCTATAGGGAAAAAAGTAGTTCATTGTGGTCCTAGTGGCAGTGGTCAAGCGGTTAAGCTCTGTAATCAAATTCTTTGTGGTATCCATGCGATCGCCACTGCTGAGGCCATACAACTTTCCAAGCAATTAGGAATCGAACCAGAGTTAGTGATTGATGTTTGCGGAAGTGGAGCGGCGGGTTCCTGGGCTTTAACCAATTTGGGACCGAAAATGTCAGAAGCTGATTTTGAGCCAGGCTTTATGGTGAAACATCTTCTTAAGGATCTACGCCTTGTCCGAGAAACTGCTGAAAATGGTCAATTACCAGGGGTTAAGTTGGCAGAAAATTTGTTTAAATCTGTTCAATTGTTGGGAGGAGAAGACCAGGGTTCCCAAGCGATTATTCGGGCCTATGATGAAACCTAG